In uncultured Bacteroides sp., one genomic interval encodes:
- a CDS encoding sugar-binding domain-containing protein, which produces MKKIISSIILSLIFTHVIFAQNSIDLSGKWNFQIDRKDAGVVEQWFKKRLNEEINLPGSMPEKLKGDDVTVRTKWTGSLYDSSYYYNPYMEKYRVDGKVKLPFFLTPDKHYIGVAWYQKEVTIPSSWKGKRVVLFLERPHIETTVWVNDKQVGMQNSLCVPHEYDLTSYIRLGKCKISIRVDNRLKEINVGPDSHSVTDQTQGNWNGIVGKMNLTAGSTIHFDDIQVYPDVTNKKAVVKIQLKSDKLKNVSAKVTLSAQSFNTEKSHTLLPISKDVVIKNNSLSIEMELPMGDNMLTWDEFDPALYKLKAKIECGKNSDEKDVQFGMRDFTIKGKYFYVNGNKTMLRGTVENCDFPLTGYAPMQLEDWERVFRICKNYGLNHMRFHSFCPPKAAFEAADLVGFYIQPEGPSWPNHGPKLGMGQPIDNYLMDETIRIAKEYGNYASFCMLACGNEPAGRWVAWVSKFVDYWKENDPRRVYTGASVGGSWQWQPKNQYHVKAGARGLDWAGSMPESMSDYRAKIDTVSQPYVSHETGQWCAFPDFNEIKKYTGVNKAKNFEIFKDLLEDGKMGDLGHEFMMASGKLQALCYKNEIEKTLRTPNYAGFQLLALNDYSGQGTALVGLLNVFFEEKGYINAPEFRRFCSPTVPLARIEKFVYKNSETFQANIEVAHFGKAAIKNANTTYKVSDEWGKVLAKGTLSIKDIPVGNCFSLGLVKFPLVSIEKAQKLNLEVAIEGTEAVNDWNFWVYPETVTIDKGSVYVTDSVDAKATEILKNGGNVLLTAARKISYGKDVQQYFTPVFWNTSWFKMRPPHTTGIFVNNYHPLFKNFPTDYHSNLQWWELLNRAQVIQFTDFPADFQPLVQSIDTWFISRKIGMLFEAKVLNGKLMMTSMDITSNLDKRIVARQMNKAILDYMNSDNFRPQTEVSLETIKDLYTKTAKKVDTYTKDSPDELKPKKGDKGL; this is translated from the coding sequence TTGTTGAACAGTGGTTCAAAAAACGACTGAATGAAGAAATTAACTTACCAGGTTCAATGCCTGAAAAATTAAAGGGAGATGATGTAACTGTACGAACAAAATGGACAGGTAGTCTTTACGACAGTTCTTATTATTATAATCCATACATGGAAAAATACAGAGTAGATGGAAAAGTTAAACTACCTTTTTTCCTTACTCCGGATAAACATTATATAGGTGTGGCATGGTATCAGAAAGAAGTTACTATTCCTTCTTCATGGAAAGGAAAACGAGTTGTTCTTTTTCTTGAACGTCCTCACATAGAAACAACGGTTTGGGTTAATGATAAGCAAGTGGGTATGCAAAACAGTCTTTGTGTTCCTCACGAATACGATCTTACCAGCTATATCCGCCTGGGGAAATGTAAAATATCTATTCGGGTAGACAATCGTTTGAAAGAAATTAATGTTGGACCGGATTCACACAGCGTAACCGACCAAACTCAAGGTAACTGGAATGGTATTGTTGGAAAAATGAATCTTACAGCCGGCTCAACCATTCATTTTGATGACATTCAGGTATATCCTGATGTTACTAATAAAAAAGCAGTGGTTAAAATTCAGCTTAAATCAGATAAGCTAAAGAATGTATCGGCTAAAGTAACGCTATCTGCCCAAAGCTTTAATACAGAAAAGAGTCATACTCTCCTACCCATATCAAAAGATGTTGTGATTAAAAACAATAGTCTTTCTATAGAAATGGAGCTTCCAATGGGTGACAACATGCTTACATGGGATGAATTTGATCCCGCTTTATACAAACTGAAAGCAAAAATTGAATGTGGCAAAAACAGCGATGAAAAGGACGTTCAGTTTGGTATGCGCGATTTTACTATCAAAGGAAAATATTTCTATGTAAACGGCAACAAAACAATGCTTCGCGGAACTGTTGAAAACTGCGATTTTCCTTTAACCGGATATGCTCCCATGCAGTTAGAAGACTGGGAAAGAGTATTCCGCATTTGCAAAAATTATGGATTAAACCACATGCGTTTTCACTCTTTTTGTCCTCCAAAAGCTGCATTTGAAGCTGCCGACTTAGTTGGATTCTACATTCAACCGGAAGGACCAAGCTGGCCTAACCATGGTCCGAAACTTGGAATGGGACAACCTATTGATAATTATTTGATGGATGAAACTATTCGCATAGCTAAGGAATATGGCAATTATGCATCTTTCTGTATGCTAGCTTGTGGCAATGAACCTGCAGGACGTTGGGTAGCCTGGGTAAGCAAATTTGTTGATTACTGGAAAGAAAACGATCCACGAAGAGTATACACGGGAGCTTCTGTTGGTGGCAGCTGGCAATGGCAGCCTAAGAATCAATATCATGTAAAAGCTGGTGCGCGTGGACTGGACTGGGCTGGTTCAATGCCGGAATCAATGTCCGACTATCGTGCTAAGATTGACACTGTTTCTCAACCTTATGTATCTCATGAAACCGGTCAATGGTGTGCTTTCCCCGATTTTAATGAAATAAAGAAATACACCGGAGTTAATAAAGCTAAGAACTTTGAAATATTCAAAGATTTGCTGGAAGATGGTAAAATGGGAGATCTGGGACATGAATTTATGATGGCATCGGGAAAACTACAGGCTTTATGCTACAAAAACGAAATAGAAAAGACTCTTCGTACTCCCAACTATGCCGGATTCCAATTATTAGCTTTGAACGATTATTCGGGTCAAGGTACAGCATTAGTTGGTTTATTGAATGTATTCTTTGAAGAAAAAGGATATATCAATGCTCCTGAATTTCGTCGTTTCTGTAGCCCAACTGTACCTCTTGCAAGAATTGAAAAGTTTGTATACAAGAACAGCGAAACCTTCCAGGCAAATATAGAAGTGGCTCATTTTGGAAAAGCAGCAATAAAGAATGCCAATACAACTTATAAAGTTTCAGATGAATGGGGAAAAGTACTAGCAAAAGGTACTCTAAGCATCAAAGATATTCCGGTAGGCAACTGCTTCAGTCTTGGTTTAGTGAAGTTTCCTCTAGTATCTATTGAAAAAGCTCAGAAACTAAATCTGGAAGTAGCTATTGAAGGAACCGAAGCTGTGAACGACTGGAATTTCTGGGTATATCCTGAAACCGTTACTATTGATAAAGGATCGGTTTATGTAACTGATTCTGTTGATGCAAAAGCTACTGAGATATTGAAAAACGGTGGAAATGTATTGCTTACAGCTGCCAGAAAAATATCATACGGCAAAGATGTACAGCAATATTTCACTCCTGTATTCTGGAACACATCATGGTTTAAAATGCGTCCTCCTCATACAACAGGTATCTTCGTGAACAATTATCATCCTCTTTTCAAAAACTTCCCTACCGATTATCATAGTAATCTGCAATGGTGGGAACTCCTAAACAGAGCACAGGTAATACAGTTTACTGATTTCCCTGCAGATTTCCAACCATTGGTACAAAGCATAGACACTTGGTTTATAAGTCGCAAAATTGGTATGCTTTTCGAAGCTAAAGTTCTGAACGGAAAACTGATGATGACAAGCATGGATATTACTTCCAACCTGGACAAAAGAATTGTTGCCCGTCAGATGAACAAAGCTATTCTGGATTATATGAATTCCGACAACTTCCGTCCACAAACCGAAGTTTCACTTGAAACCATTAAAGATCTGTATACTAAAACAGCAAAGAAGGTAGATACATATACCAAGGATTCGCCGGATGAACTAAAACCGAAAAAAGGAGATAAAGGATTATAA